One part of the Arabidopsis thaliana chromosome 1 sequence genome encodes these proteins:
- the ZIGA4 gene encoding ARF GAP-like zinc finger-containing protein ZIGA4 (ARF GAP-like zinc finger-containing protein ZIGA4 (ZIGA4); FUNCTIONS IN: ARF GTPase activator activity, DNA binding, zinc ion binding; INVOLVED IN: regulation of ARF GTPase activity; LOCATED IN: nucleus, plasma membrane; EXPRESSED IN: 23 plant structures; EXPRESSED DURING: 13 growth stages; CONTAINS InterPro DOMAIN/s: Arf GTPase activating protein (InterPro:IPR001164); BEST Arabidopsis thaliana protein match is: NSP (nuclear shuttle protein)-interacting GTPase (TAIR:AT4G13350.2); Has 3488 Blast hits to 2959 proteins in 240 species: Archae - 0; Bacteria - 4; Metazoa - 1486; Fungi - 545; Plants - 477; Viruses - 2; Other Eukaryotes - 974 (source: NCBI BLink).), translating into MMGSKREEERNEKIIRGLMKLPPNRRCINCNSLGPQYVCTTFWTFVCMACSGIHREFTHRVKSVSMSKFTSKEVEVLQNGGNQRAREIYLKNWDHQRQRLPENSNAERVREFIKNVYVQKKYAGANDADKPSKDSQDHVSSEDMTRRANSYHSYSQSPPYDYQYEERRYGKIPLGFTGKSASVKGLHAKASSFVYSPGRFSDHMFEDQFSNEDSAPRASDYSVSSAGDPFRSDIQSPNFQQEAEFRSPQFQHSNAPPSENLFPGRQHQRTTSSGSVRSVDSNFMSIKSYTSGGLGEAVSESRQNTGSQQGKTSNHVPLVAESTKAPIDLFQLPGAPVAQSVDTFQPSIAPRSPPVNLQQAPQTYSFTPANSFAGNLGQQPTSRPSELSAPKNEGWASFDNPMPAAKSTNVITSPGDFQLELKIEEILQPSTSMQLPPYPSTVDQHALSIPSPWQEDLSNVLKDVVDNPQPWNAFPDSIEANPLDSSRNIHQQVDGASTSSYNTDHQHLESQVLEELSNDGTQTTRIPAGSSAFGFPGNIGMAPSYSEEAWQHVNEQKSANPFDLPYDSEFDSNDMFLDMSSLQGALPDIQTPQAFLNGVSQPWLAADSVPSYLPAPAVAQGGLAYMAGQASTNSAAQGPVAFTGGNPFA; encoded by the exons ATGATGGgaagtaaaagagaagaagagaggaacgAGAAGATTATTCGTGGGCTTATGAAGCTTCCACCGAATCGTCGTTGTATCAACTGCAATAGCCTT GGCCCTCAATATGTTTGCACAACTTTCTGGACCTTCGTATGCATGGCTTGTAGCGGGATACA CCGCGAATTCACTCATCGTGTGAAATCTGTGTCAATGTCAAAGTTTACTTCTAAAGAAGTTGAAGTACTTCAAAATGGTGGTAATCAG CGCGCCCgagaaatatatttgaaaaactGGGACCACCAACGACAGAGGCTTCCAGAAAACAG TAATGCTGAGAGAGTTCGcgaatttatcaaaaatgtgtATGTGCAAAAGAAATATGCAGGCGCAAATGATGCGGACAAGCCTTCGAAAGATAGTCAG GACCATGTAAGTTCTGAAGATATGACACGACGGGCCAACTCCTATCATTCTTACTCCCAAAGCCCTCCTTACGATTATCAGTATGAAGAGCGCCGTTATGGGAAAATACCCTTGGGATTTACCGGCAAGTCTGCTTCAGTGAAAGGTCTTCATGCAAAAGCCTCTAGTTTTGTATACAGCCCCGGACGTTTTAGTGATCATATGTTTGAAGACCAATTCTCAAATGAGGACTCAGCTCCAAGGGCTTCAGATTATTCTGTTTCGAGTGCAGGAGATCCGTTCAGGTCTGATATACAGTCACCAAATTTTCAGCAGGAAGCTGAATTTCGTAGTCCCCAGTTTCAGCATTCAAATGCCCCTCCAAGTGAAAACTTATTTCCAGGCAGGCAACATCAG AGAACTACATCTTCTGGGAGTGTCAGATCAGTTGACAGTAATTTCATGTCTATCAAGTCATATACTTCGGGTGGTTTAGGGGAAGCCGTATCTGAAAGTCGTCAAAATACAGGAAGCCAGCAAGGTAAAACATCTAATCATGTTCCTTTAGTAGCAGAGTCGACAAAGGCTCCTATAGATTTGTTTCAGTTGCCAGGAGCGCCAGTGGCTCAATCTGTCGATACATTTCAACCTTCAATAGCACCCCGATCTCCACCTGTGAATCTTCAACAAGCTCCACAGACATACTCATTTACCCCGGCAAATTCGTTTGCTGGAAATTTGGGTCAGCAACCCACTTCAAGACCATCAGAATTGTCTGCGCCTAAGAACGAAGGTTGGGCTTCTTTTGACAATCCCATGCCTGCTGCAAAATCTACAAACGTTATTACCTCCCCTGGAGATTTCCAGTTGGAACTGAAAATTGAAGAGATTCTACAGCCTAGCACAAGCATGCAATTGCCACCCTATCCATCAACTGTGGACCAGCATGCTTTGTCGATACCAAGTCCATGGCAGGAAGATCTCTCGAATGTTCTAAAAGATGTTGTCGATAACCCG CAGCCGTGGAATGCCTTTCCCGACTCTATTGAGGCCAATCCTTTGGACAGCAGTAGGAATATTCACCAACAGGTAGATGGAGCAAGTACTTCGTCATATAACACTGATCACCAGCATTTGGAATCACAAGTTTTAGAG GAATTAAGCAATGATGGCACCCAAACAACCAGAATCCCTGCTGGCTCTTCTGCTTTTGGTTTTCCAGGAAATATTGGCATGGCACCATCATACTCG GAAGAAGCTTGGCAGCATGTAAATGAACAAAAGTCAGCTAATCCATTTGATCTCCCCTATGATTCTGAGTTCGACTCAAATGACATG TTCTTGGACATGAGTTCGTTACAAGGGGCACTGCCCGATATCCAGACACCACAAGCCTTCCTTAATGGTGTATCACAACCGTGGCTCGCTGCAGATTCTGTACCCTCGTACTTACCTGCTCCAGCAGTCGCACAAG GTGGCTTAGCATACATGGCAGGGCAAGCATCAAC GAATTCAGCAGCACAAGGCCCTGTTGCATTTACTGGAGGCAATCCATTTGCTTAG
- the ZIGA4 gene encoding ARF GAP-like zinc finger-containing protein ZIGA4 (ARF GAP-like zinc finger-containing protein ZIGA4 (ZIGA4); FUNCTIONS IN: ARF GTPase activator activity, DNA binding, zinc ion binding; INVOLVED IN: regulation of ARF GTPase activity; LOCATED IN: nucleus; EXPRESSED IN: 22 plant structures; EXPRESSED DURING: 13 growth stages; CONTAINS InterPro DOMAIN/s: Arf GTPase activating protein (InterPro:IPR001164); BEST Arabidopsis thaliana protein match is: NSP (nuclear shuttle protein)-interacting GTPase (TAIR:AT4G13350.2).), with product MMGSKREEERNEKIIRGLMKLPPNRRCINCNSLGPQYVCTTFWTFVCMACSGIHREFTHRVKSVSMSKFTSKEVEVLQNGGNQRAREIYLKNWDHQRQRLPENSNAERVREFIKNVYVQKKYAGANDADKPSKDSQDHVSSEDMTRRANSYHSYSQSPPYDYQYEERRYGKIPLGFTGKSASVKGLHAKASSFVYSPGRFSDHMFEDQFSNEDSAPRASDYSVSSAGDPFRSDIQSPNFQQEAEFRSPQFQHSNAPPSENLFPGRQHQRTTSSGSVRSVDSNFMSIKSYTSGGLGEAVSESRQNTGSQQGKTSNHVPLVAESTKAPIDLFQLPGAPVAQSVDTFQPSIAPRSPPVNLQQAPQTYSFTPANSFAGNLGQQPTSRPSELSAPKNEGWASFDNPMPAAKSTNVITSPGDFQLELKIEEILQPSTSMQLPPYPSTVDQHALSIPSPWQEDLSNVLKDVVDNPQPWNAFPDSIEANPLDSSRNIHQQVDGASTSSYNTDHQHLESQVLESQELSNDGTQTTRIPAGSSAFGFPGNIGMAPSYSEEAWQHVNEQKSANPFDLPYDSEFDSNDMFLDMSSLQGALPDIQTPQAFLNGVSQPWLAADSVPSYLPAPAVAQGGLAYMAGQASTNSAAQGPVAFTGGNPFA from the exons ATGATGGgaagtaaaagagaagaagagaggaacgAGAAGATTATTCGTGGGCTTATGAAGCTTCCACCGAATCGTCGTTGTATCAACTGCAATAGCCTT GGCCCTCAATATGTTTGCACAACTTTCTGGACCTTCGTATGCATGGCTTGTAGCGGGATACA CCGCGAATTCACTCATCGTGTGAAATCTGTGTCAATGTCAAAGTTTACTTCTAAAGAAGTTGAAGTACTTCAAAATGGTGGTAATCAG CGCGCCCgagaaatatatttgaaaaactGGGACCACCAACGACAGAGGCTTCCAGAAAACAG TAATGCTGAGAGAGTTCGcgaatttatcaaaaatgtgtATGTGCAAAAGAAATATGCAGGCGCAAATGATGCGGACAAGCCTTCGAAAGATAGTCAG GACCATGTAAGTTCTGAAGATATGACACGACGGGCCAACTCCTATCATTCTTACTCCCAAAGCCCTCCTTACGATTATCAGTATGAAGAGCGCCGTTATGGGAAAATACCCTTGGGATTTACCGGCAAGTCTGCTTCAGTGAAAGGTCTTCATGCAAAAGCCTCTAGTTTTGTATACAGCCCCGGACGTTTTAGTGATCATATGTTTGAAGACCAATTCTCAAATGAGGACTCAGCTCCAAGGGCTTCAGATTATTCTGTTTCGAGTGCAGGAGATCCGTTCAGGTCTGATATACAGTCACCAAATTTTCAGCAGGAAGCTGAATTTCGTAGTCCCCAGTTTCAGCATTCAAATGCCCCTCCAAGTGAAAACTTATTTCCAGGCAGGCAACATCAG AGAACTACATCTTCTGGGAGTGTCAGATCAGTTGACAGTAATTTCATGTCTATCAAGTCATATACTTCGGGTGGTTTAGGGGAAGCCGTATCTGAAAGTCGTCAAAATACAGGAAGCCAGCAAGGTAAAACATCTAATCATGTTCCTTTAGTAGCAGAGTCGACAAAGGCTCCTATAGATTTGTTTCAGTTGCCAGGAGCGCCAGTGGCTCAATCTGTCGATACATTTCAACCTTCAATAGCACCCCGATCTCCACCTGTGAATCTTCAACAAGCTCCACAGACATACTCATTTACCCCGGCAAATTCGTTTGCTGGAAATTTGGGTCAGCAACCCACTTCAAGACCATCAGAATTGTCTGCGCCTAAGAACGAAGGTTGGGCTTCTTTTGACAATCCCATGCCTGCTGCAAAATCTACAAACGTTATTACCTCCCCTGGAGATTTCCAGTTGGAACTGAAAATTGAAGAGATTCTACAGCCTAGCACAAGCATGCAATTGCCACCCTATCCATCAACTGTGGACCAGCATGCTTTGTCGATACCAAGTCCATGGCAGGAAGATCTCTCGAATGTTCTAAAAGATGTTGTCGATAACCCG CAGCCGTGGAATGCCTTTCCCGACTCTATTGAGGCCAATCCTTTGGACAGCAGTAGGAATATTCACCAACAGGTAGATGGAGCAAGTACTTCGTCATATAACACTGATCACCAGCATTTGGAATCACAAGTTTTAGAG TCACAGGAATTAAGCAATGATGGCACCCAAACAACCAGAATCCCTGCTGGCTCTTCTGCTTTTGGTTTTCCAGGAAATATTGGCATGGCACCATCATACTCG GAAGAAGCTTGGCAGCATGTAAATGAACAAAAGTCAGCTAATCCATTTGATCTCCCCTATGATTCTGAGTTCGACTCAAATGACATG TTCTTGGACATGAGTTCGTTACAAGGGGCACTGCCCGATATCCAGACACCACAAGCCTTCCTTAATGGTGTATCACAACCGTGGCTCGCTGCAGATTCTGTACCCTCGTACTTACCTGCTCCAGCAGTCGCACAAG GTGGCTTAGCATACATGGCAGGGCAAGCATCAAC GAATTCAGCAGCACAAGGCCCTGTTGCATTTACTGGAGGCAATCCATTTGCTTAG
- the ZIGA4 gene encoding ARF GAP-like zinc finger-containing protein ZIGA4, which translates to MMGSKREEERNEKIIRGLMKLPPNRRCINCNSLGPQYVCTTFWTFVCMACSGIHREFTHRVKSVSMSKFTSKEVEVLQNGGNQRAREIYLKNWDHQRQRLPENSNAERVREFIKNVYVQKKYAGANDADKPSKDSQDHVSSEDMTRRANSYHSYSQSPPYDYQYEERRYGKIPLGFTGKSASVKGLHAKASSFVYSPGRFSDHMFEDQFSNEDSAPRASDYSVSSAGDPFRSDIQSPNFQQEAEFRSPQFQHSNAPPSENLFPGRQHQRTTSSGSVRSVDSNFMSIKSYTSGGLGEAVSESRQNTGSQQGKTSNHVPLVAESTKAPIDLFQLPGAPVAQSVDTFQPSIAPRSPPVNLQQAPQTYSFTPANSFAGNLGQQPTSRPSELSAPKNEGWASFDNPMPAAKSTNVITSPGDFQLELKIEEILQPSTSMQLPPYPSTVDQHALSIPSPWQEDLSNVLKDVVDNPQPWNAFPDSIEANPLDSSRNIHQQVDGASTSSYNTDHQHLESQVLEELSNDGTQTTRIPAGSSAFGFPGNIGMAPSYSEEAWQHVNEQKSANPFDLPYDSEFDSNDMDILVI; encoded by the exons ATGATGGgaagtaaaagagaagaagagaggaacgAGAAGATTATTCGTGGGCTTATGAAGCTTCCACCGAATCGTCGTTGTATCAACTGCAATAGCCTT GGCCCTCAATATGTTTGCACAACTTTCTGGACCTTCGTATGCATGGCTTGTAGCGGGATACA CCGCGAATTCACTCATCGTGTGAAATCTGTGTCAATGTCAAAGTTTACTTCTAAAGAAGTTGAAGTACTTCAAAATGGTGGTAATCAG CGCGCCCgagaaatatatttgaaaaactGGGACCACCAACGACAGAGGCTTCCAGAAAACAG TAATGCTGAGAGAGTTCGcgaatttatcaaaaatgtgtATGTGCAAAAGAAATATGCAGGCGCAAATGATGCGGACAAGCCTTCGAAAGATAGTCAG GACCATGTAAGTTCTGAAGATATGACACGACGGGCCAACTCCTATCATTCTTACTCCCAAAGCCCTCCTTACGATTATCAGTATGAAGAGCGCCGTTATGGGAAAATACCCTTGGGATTTACCGGCAAGTCTGCTTCAGTGAAAGGTCTTCATGCAAAAGCCTCTAGTTTTGTATACAGCCCCGGACGTTTTAGTGATCATATGTTTGAAGACCAATTCTCAAATGAGGACTCAGCTCCAAGGGCTTCAGATTATTCTGTTTCGAGTGCAGGAGATCCGTTCAGGTCTGATATACAGTCACCAAATTTTCAGCAGGAAGCTGAATTTCGTAGTCCCCAGTTTCAGCATTCAAATGCCCCTCCAAGTGAAAACTTATTTCCAGGCAGGCAACATCAG AGAACTACATCTTCTGGGAGTGTCAGATCAGTTGACAGTAATTTCATGTCTATCAAGTCATATACTTCGGGTGGTTTAGGGGAAGCCGTATCTGAAAGTCGTCAAAATACAGGAAGCCAGCAAGGTAAAACATCTAATCATGTTCCTTTAGTAGCAGAGTCGACAAAGGCTCCTATAGATTTGTTTCAGTTGCCAGGAGCGCCAGTGGCTCAATCTGTCGATACATTTCAACCTTCAATAGCACCCCGATCTCCACCTGTGAATCTTCAACAAGCTCCACAGACATACTCATTTACCCCGGCAAATTCGTTTGCTGGAAATTTGGGTCAGCAACCCACTTCAAGACCATCAGAATTGTCTGCGCCTAAGAACGAAGGTTGGGCTTCTTTTGACAATCCCATGCCTGCTGCAAAATCTACAAACGTTATTACCTCCCCTGGAGATTTCCAGTTGGAACTGAAAATTGAAGAGATTCTACAGCCTAGCACAAGCATGCAATTGCCACCCTATCCATCAACTGTGGACCAGCATGCTTTGTCGATACCAAGTCCATGGCAGGAAGATCTCTCGAATGTTCTAAAAGATGTTGTCGATAACCCG CAGCCGTGGAATGCCTTTCCCGACTCTATTGAGGCCAATCCTTTGGACAGCAGTAGGAATATTCACCAACAGGTAGATGGAGCAAGTACTTCGTCATATAACACTGATCACCAGCATTTGGAATCACAAGTTTTAGAG GAATTAAGCAATGATGGCACCCAAACAACCAGAATCCCTGCTGGCTCTTCTGCTTTTGGTTTTCCAGGAAATATTGGCATGGCACCATCATACTCG GAAGAAGCTTGGCAGCATGTAAATGAACAAAAGTCAGCTAATCCATTTGATCTCCCCTATGATTCTGAGTTCGACTCAAATGACATG GATATCCTCGTAATATAG
- the ZIGA4 gene encoding ARF GAP-like zinc finger-containing protein ZIGA4 (ARF GAP-like zinc finger-containing protein ZIGA4 (ZIGA4); FUNCTIONS IN: ARF GTPase activator activity, DNA binding, zinc ion binding; INVOLVED IN: regulation of ARF GTPase activity; LOCATED IN: nucleus, plasma membrane; EXPRESSED IN: 23 plant structures; EXPRESSED DURING: 13 growth stages; CONTAINS InterPro DOMAIN/s: Arf GTPase activating protein (InterPro:IPR001164); BEST Arabidopsis thaliana protein match is: NSP (nuclear shuttle protein)-interacting GTPase (TAIR:AT4G13350.2); Has 3491 Blast hits to 2950 proteins in 241 species: Archae - 0; Bacteria - 7; Metazoa - 1485; Fungi - 538; Plants - 477; Viruses - 2; Other Eukaryotes - 982 (source: NCBI BLink).) produces the protein MMGSKREEERNEKIIRGLMKLPPNRRCINCNSLGPQYVCTTFWTFVCMACSGIHREFTHRVKSVSMSKFTSKEVEVLQNGGNQRAREIYLKNWDHQRQRLPENSNAERVREFIKNVYVQKKYAGANDADKPSKDSQDHVSSEDMTRRANSYHSYSQSPPYDYQYEERRYGKIPLGFTGKSASVKGLHAKASSFVYSPGRFSDHMFEDQFSNEDSAPRASDYSVSSAGDPFRSDIQSPNFQQEAEFRSPQFQHSNAPPSENLFPGRQHQRTTSSGSVRSVDSNFMSIKSYTSGGLGEAVSESRQNTGSQQGKTSNHVPLVAESTKAPIDLFQLPGAPVAQSVDTFQPSIAPRSPPVNLQQAPQTYSFTPANSFAGNLGQQPTSRPSELSAPKNEGWASFDNPMPAAKSTNVITSPGDFQLELKIEEILQPSTSMQLPPYPSTVDQHALSIPSPWQEDLSNVLKDVVDNPPWNAFPDSIEANPLDSSRNIHQQVDGASTSSYNTDHQHLESQVLEELSNDGTQTTRIPAGSSAFGFPGNIGMAPSYSEEAWQHVNEQKSANPFDLPYDSEFDSNDMFLDMSSLQGALPDIQTPQAFLNGVSQPWLAADSVPSYLPAPAVAQGGLAYMAGQASTNSAAQGPVAFTGGNPFA, from the exons ATGATGGgaagtaaaagagaagaagagaggaacgAGAAGATTATTCGTGGGCTTATGAAGCTTCCACCGAATCGTCGTTGTATCAACTGCAATAGCCTT GGCCCTCAATATGTTTGCACAACTTTCTGGACCTTCGTATGCATGGCTTGTAGCGGGATACA CCGCGAATTCACTCATCGTGTGAAATCTGTGTCAATGTCAAAGTTTACTTCTAAAGAAGTTGAAGTACTTCAAAATGGTGGTAATCAG CGCGCCCgagaaatatatttgaaaaactGGGACCACCAACGACAGAGGCTTCCAGAAAACAG TAATGCTGAGAGAGTTCGcgaatttatcaaaaatgtgtATGTGCAAAAGAAATATGCAGGCGCAAATGATGCGGACAAGCCTTCGAAAGATAGTCAG GACCATGTAAGTTCTGAAGATATGACACGACGGGCCAACTCCTATCATTCTTACTCCCAAAGCCCTCCTTACGATTATCAGTATGAAGAGCGCCGTTATGGGAAAATACCCTTGGGATTTACCGGCAAGTCTGCTTCAGTGAAAGGTCTTCATGCAAAAGCCTCTAGTTTTGTATACAGCCCCGGACGTTTTAGTGATCATATGTTTGAAGACCAATTCTCAAATGAGGACTCAGCTCCAAGGGCTTCAGATTATTCTGTTTCGAGTGCAGGAGATCCGTTCAGGTCTGATATACAGTCACCAAATTTTCAGCAGGAAGCTGAATTTCGTAGTCCCCAGTTTCAGCATTCAAATGCCCCTCCAAGTGAAAACTTATTTCCAGGCAGGCAACATCAG AGAACTACATCTTCTGGGAGTGTCAGATCAGTTGACAGTAATTTCATGTCTATCAAGTCATATACTTCGGGTGGTTTAGGGGAAGCCGTATCTGAAAGTCGTCAAAATACAGGAAGCCAGCAAGGTAAAACATCTAATCATGTTCCTTTAGTAGCAGAGTCGACAAAGGCTCCTATAGATTTGTTTCAGTTGCCAGGAGCGCCAGTGGCTCAATCTGTCGATACATTTCAACCTTCAATAGCACCCCGATCTCCACCTGTGAATCTTCAACAAGCTCCACAGACATACTCATTTACCCCGGCAAATTCGTTTGCTGGAAATTTGGGTCAGCAACCCACTTCAAGACCATCAGAATTGTCTGCGCCTAAGAACGAAGGTTGGGCTTCTTTTGACAATCCCATGCCTGCTGCAAAATCTACAAACGTTATTACCTCCCCTGGAGATTTCCAGTTGGAACTGAAAATTGAAGAGATTCTACAGCCTAGCACAAGCATGCAATTGCCACCCTATCCATCAACTGTGGACCAGCATGCTTTGTCGATACCAAGTCCATGGCAGGAAGATCTCTCGAATGTTCTAAAAGATGTTGTCGATAACCCG CCGTGGAATGCCTTTCCCGACTCTATTGAGGCCAATCCTTTGGACAGCAGTAGGAATATTCACCAACAGGTAGATGGAGCAAGTACTTCGTCATATAACACTGATCACCAGCATTTGGAATCACAAGTTTTAGAG GAATTAAGCAATGATGGCACCCAAACAACCAGAATCCCTGCTGGCTCTTCTGCTTTTGGTTTTCCAGGAAATATTGGCATGGCACCATCATACTCG GAAGAAGCTTGGCAGCATGTAAATGAACAAAAGTCAGCTAATCCATTTGATCTCCCCTATGATTCTGAGTTCGACTCAAATGACATG TTCTTGGACATGAGTTCGTTACAAGGGGCACTGCCCGATATCCAGACACCACAAGCCTTCCTTAATGGTGTATCACAACCGTGGCTCGCTGCAGATTCTGTACCCTCGTACTTACCTGCTCCAGCAGTCGCACAAG GTGGCTTAGCATACATGGCAGGGCAAGCATCAAC GAATTCAGCAGCACAAGGCCCTGTTGCATTTACTGGAGGCAATCCATTTGCTTAG